GCCAAACGCCTGTTCGATCAACTCGCGCCCCTGCACGGCCTGCCGCGCGACTCGCGGGTGCTGCTGGAGATGGGCGCGATGCTCCACGATGTCGGCCAATGCGTGAACTACCGCGACCACCCGCTACACGGCGAATACCTGATCCGCCACGGCGACATCGCGGGGCTCGGAGGCGTGCCCGAAGACATGGTGGCGTGCCTCGTGCGCTTCCACGGGAAGCAGGACCCGGCGCTGGACGACGAGACCTTCACGCGGCTCGATGAAAAGCATCGGAACGAGCTTTGCGCCCTGCTGGCGATTCTTCGCATCGCGGATGGTCTCGATTGCGAGCATCGGCAGGCGGTGGTTTCCGTCGAGGTGAAGATTTCGGCCGGCAAGGTTGATTTCACGGCCAAACGTCAGGGCCCGTCAAAGCTCGCGATCTGGGGCGCGAGGCGCAAGGACAAGCTTTTCGAGCGCGTGTTCGGCCGGAAGGCGACGTTCAAGTTCGCGTCGTAACGGGGGAGCGCCATGCGGCTTTTCATCGTGCGCCACGGCATCGCGATCGACCGCGACGATCCGGCATGCCCGGCCGAAGCCGAGAGATTCCTCACCGATGAGGGGACCGAGAAGACGCGCCGCGTGGCTCGGCGGATGCGCGCGATCGGGCTGGAGGCCCGGCAGTGGTACACCAGCCCCTATGAGCGTGCGCGGCAGACCGCGACGATCTTCGCGGATGCGCTCGGCACGGCGAAGATCTCGCTAACGGAGACGGCCTCGCTCTTGCCCGATGCGGACCCCGCCGCGTTCATCCGCGAGCTTCGCCGCGACAAGTCGCAGACCGCCGTCGCGTTCGGCCATGCGCCGCACCTCGACGTGTTCATCGCCGCGCTGTGCGGCGCGGGCTCGCCGATCACCGATCTGAAAAAGGCAGGGGTCGCGTGCGTCGATATCGTGTCGTTCACGCCGCTCGTCGCCCGACTGGTCTGGCTCGTCGCACCGAAGCTGCTGAACCTGACCGAAAAGTAACGTCGCGCATCACGCCGGGCGCGCGGGCGTGCAGCGCCGTCGCCATTCGTCTCGCGCCGTGGGGTAGGCGCGGATGAAAACGAGGGCCGCGATCACGCCCGCGGCGATGCGCACGGGACGCAGCGCGGGCAGGGCGCTTGTCAGAATCGCGACGGCATAAGCCGAAAACAGGATGATCCATGATCGGCGCAGGAATCCGGGCTTCTGGCTCGCGCGTTTGCGATATGCGTCGAATCGCGGCAGCGTCCACCACAGCGCGGAGAGCACGAGCGCCGCGCGGATCCACTGCACGGCCGCGAAATCGAGGGGTCCCTTGTCGAGAAACGGCGTCGTGAGGGTGAAGAGGCCGATGAAAATCCAGTGGAAGATCAGGAAGTCGAGCGACAGCCGCCCGAATCCCTCGACCGTTCGCGCGAACGGCCCGGCGACGCGTTTGGGGTAGAGATAGCGAAACGTGAGCAGCCAACCGGTGTAGAGCGGCACGATCTGCACGAAAAACTTGAGATCCATACGGAGCACCATGTGCGTCCGCGCGTTGTACGTCATCTCGGGCATGAAGTGCGAAACGACCGCCAGCGCGAGGCACCCGACGCCAAACGCGACCAGCCACGCACCGCGCAGCCGC
This genomic window from Deltaproteobacteria bacterium contains:
- the sixA gene encoding phosphohistidine phosphatase SixA; amino-acid sequence: MRLFIVRHGIAIDRDDPACPAEAERFLTDEGTEKTRRVARRMRAIGLEARQWYTSPYERARQTATIFADALGTAKISLTETASLLPDADPAAFIRELRRDKSQTAVAFGHAPHLDVFIAALCGAGSPITDLKKAGVACVDIVSFTPLVARLVWLVAPKLLNLTEK